From the genome of Streptomyces sp. NBC_01317, one region includes:
- a CDS encoding N-acetylmuramoyl-L-alanine amidase yields the protein MGEKKGSRRAGGTGEGSGRPGRRAVLIGGAAAVLGAGVLARDRLAPYWWRVPGIEKPRKEGELDYAAAEWVAASSANWRRADRPDDYRVDRVVIHVVQGSYATALKVFRDPGHAAAAHYVVRKDGHVAQMIRELDVGFHAGNRSYNERSIGIEHEGFVDDRDSFTTAMYRSSARLTAQICERYGIPVDRRHIIGHVEVPGTDHTDPGPHWDWGRYLKLVREARDAPDVPPTPTSPPTPARTRKA from the coding sequence ATGGGCGAGAAAAAGGGCAGCCGGCGTGCGGGCGGGACCGGCGAGGGCAGCGGCAGACCCGGGCGGCGGGCGGTGCTGATCGGCGGCGCGGCCGCGGTGCTGGGCGCGGGCGTCCTGGCGCGGGACAGGCTGGCGCCGTACTGGTGGCGGGTGCCCGGCATCGAGAAGCCGCGCAAGGAGGGCGAGCTGGACTACGCGGCGGCGGAGTGGGTCGCGGCCTCCTCGGCGAACTGGCGGCGGGCGGACCGCCCCGACGACTACCGCGTGGACCGGGTGGTGATCCATGTCGTCCAGGGCAGTTACGCGACGGCGCTGAAGGTCTTCCGGGACCCGGGTCACGCGGCCGCCGCGCACTACGTGGTGCGCAAGGACGGTCATGTGGCGCAGATGATCCGCGAGCTGGACGTGGGGTTCCACGCGGGGAACCGGTCGTACAACGAACGGTCCATCGGCATCGAGCACGAAGGGTTCGTGGACGACAGGGATTCGTTCACGACGGCGATGTACCGCTCGTCGGCGAGGCTGACGGCGCAGATATGCGAGCGGTACGGGATACCGGTGGACCGCCGGCACATCATCGGCCACGTGGAGGTCCCGGGCACGGACCACACGGACCCGGGCCCCCACTGGGACTGGGGCCGCTACTTGAAGCTGGTAAGGGAGGCAAGGGACGCGCCCGACGTGCCGCCGACACCGACGTCCCCACCGACCCCGGCACGCACCCGGAAGGCCTAG
- a CDS encoding cysteine desulfurase family protein codes for MAYLDHAATTPMLPEAIDAMTAQLGLAGNASSLHAPGRRARRTVEEAREALAEALGARPSEVVFTSGGTEADNLAVKGLYWARRDADPARTRVLASPVEHHAVLDAVDWLGTHEGATVEYLPVDAYGRVRPETLREAIARDPDDVALATVMWANNEIGTLTDVPELAQIAAEFGIPLHSDAVQAFGQTEVDFGASGLAAMTVSGHKIGGPYGIGALLLGREYTPVPVLHGGGQERRVRSGTLDVPAIAAFAVAGRLAAEGRADFAREIGALRDELVDAVRKSVPDAVLGGDPVDRLPANAHFSFPGCEGDSLLLLLDAQGIACSTGSACTAGIAQPSHVLLATGSDPDLARGTLRFSLGHTSTREDVEALAAAIGPAVERARSAGLS; via the coding sequence ATGGCTTACCTCGACCACGCCGCGACCACCCCGATGCTGCCAGAGGCGATCGACGCGATGACCGCCCAGCTCGGCCTCGCCGGCAACGCGTCCTCGCTCCACGCCCCCGGCCGCCGCGCCCGCCGTACCGTCGAGGAGGCCCGCGAGGCGCTCGCGGAGGCTCTGGGCGCGCGGCCCAGCGAGGTGGTCTTCACCTCGGGCGGCACGGAGGCCGACAACCTCGCGGTGAAGGGTCTCTACTGGGCCCGCCGCGACGCGGACCCGGCCAGGACACGCGTGCTCGCCAGCCCCGTGGAACACCACGCCGTCCTCGACGCCGTCGACTGGCTCGGCACGCACGAGGGCGCGACCGTCGAGTACCTGCCGGTCGACGCGTACGGCAGGGTCCGCCCCGAGACGCTGCGCGAGGCGATCGCGCGTGACCCCGACGACGTGGCCCTCGCCACCGTCATGTGGGCCAACAACGAGATCGGCACCCTCACCGACGTACCCGAACTGGCCCAGATCGCCGCGGAGTTCGGCATCCCGCTGCACTCCGACGCCGTCCAGGCCTTCGGCCAGACCGAGGTGGACTTCGGCGCGTCGGGGCTCGCCGCGATGACCGTCTCCGGTCACAAGATCGGTGGCCCGTACGGCATCGGCGCGCTCCTGCTGGGCCGGGAGTACACCCCCGTGCCCGTCCTGCACGGCGGCGGTCAGGAACGCCGTGTGCGCTCCGGCACCCTCGACGTGCCGGCCATCGCCGCCTTCGCCGTCGCGGGCCGGCTCGCCGCCGAGGGGCGCGCGGACTTCGCCCGGGAGATCGGCGCCCTGCGGGACGAACTGGTCGACGCGGTACGGAAGTCCGTCCCCGACGCGGTCCTCGGCGGCGACCCCGTCGACCGCCTCCCCGCCAACGCGCACTTCAGCTTCCCCGGTTGCGAGGGCGACTCGCTGCTCCTCCTGCTCGACGCCCAGGGCATCGCCTGCTCGACGGGCTCCGCGTGCACGGCGGGAATCGCCCAGCCCAGCCACGTCCTGCTGGCCACCGGCTCCGATCCCGACCTGGCGCGCGGCACCCTGCGCTTCTCGCTCGGCCACACGTCGACCCGCGAGGACGTCGAGGCGCTCGCGGCGGCGATCGGGCCGGCGGTCGAGCGGGCCAGGAGCGCGGGCCTCAGCTAG
- a CDS encoding trimeric intracellular cation channel family protein translates to MLHDLITPSVQHALDLAGIFVFAISGALLAVRKNFDVFGMAVLAEVTALGGGLLRDLVIGAVPPAAFTDLGYFSTPLVATALVFFLHPQVERIQGAVNVFDAAGLGLFCVTGTTKAYDYGLGLTASAALGLATAVGGGVLRDVLANEVPSLLRWDRDLYAVPAMVGAAVVALCIRFDALNGVTSGGAVVIAFVLRLLAMRFHWRAPRALRPVVGAGS, encoded by the coding sequence GTGCTCCACGACCTCATCACCCCCTCCGTCCAGCACGCCCTGGACCTCGCCGGGATCTTCGTCTTCGCGATATCCGGCGCCCTGCTCGCCGTCCGGAAGAACTTCGACGTCTTCGGCATGGCCGTGCTCGCCGAGGTCACCGCGCTGGGCGGGGGCCTGCTGCGCGACCTGGTCATCGGGGCGGTGCCGCCGGCGGCCTTCACCGATCTCGGCTACTTCTCCACCCCGCTGGTGGCGACCGCGCTGGTGTTCTTCCTACATCCGCAGGTGGAGCGGATCCAGGGTGCGGTGAACGTCTTCGACGCGGCGGGGCTCGGACTCTTCTGTGTCACCGGTACGACGAAAGCGTACGACTACGGCCTCGGCCTGACCGCGTCGGCGGCGCTGGGGCTGGCGACGGCGGTCGGTGGCGGTGTCCTGCGGGACGTCCTGGCCAACGAGGTGCCGTCGCTGCTGCGGTGGGACCGCGATCTGTATGCCGTGCCGGCGATGGTGGGGGCGGCGGTGGTGGCGTTGTGCATACGCTTCGACGCGCTGAACGGGGTGACGAGTGGGGGCGCGGTGGTGATCGCGTTTGTGCTCCGGCTTCTGGCGATGCGGTTTCACTGGCGTGCGCCGCGAGCGTTGCGGCCGGTGGTGGGTGCGGGTTCCTGA